In one window of Vibrio sp. JC009 DNA:
- a CDS encoding aminodeoxychorismate/anthranilate synthase component II gives MADIVFIDNFDSFTYNLVDQFRALGHEVTIYRNHIAADKIAAIVNELENPVVLLSPGPGAPSEAGNMPEIIQLLKGKVPMIGICLGHQAIVEAYGGTVAGAGEILHGKVSMMEHQGHSVYGNLPSPLAIARYHSLVATSVPDELKITAEVNGLVMSVVHEQDKVVGFQFHPESIMTTYGAALLANSIDWALGK, from the coding sequence ATGGCTGATATTGTATTTATAGACAACTTTGACTCCTTTACCTACAACCTTGTTGATCAGTTCCGGGCACTGGGTCATGAAGTCACCATCTACCGTAATCATATCGCTGCAGACAAAATCGCAGCAATTGTCAACGAGCTGGAAAATCCGGTTGTACTTCTTTCCCCTGGTCCGGGCGCTCCTTCAGAAGCCGGAAATATGCCAGAGATAATCCAGTTACTGAAAGGCAAAGTGCCAATGATTGGCATATGCCTGGGCCATCAGGCTATTGTTGAAGCCTACGGTGGCACGGTAGCCGGAGCAGGTGAAATTCTGCACGGTAAGGTTTCAATGATGGAACACCAAGGGCATTCGGTATATGGTAATCTTCCTTCACCACTTGCCATCGCCAGATATCACTCATTAGTTGCCACTTCAGTACCTGATGAGCTAAAAATAACAGCAGAAGTAAACGGACTGGTTATGTCTGTTGTTCACGAGCAGGACAAGGTTGTCGGGTTTCAGTTCCACCCGGAATCTATCATGACAACCTATGGCGCTGCCCTGCTGGCAAATAGCATCGACTGGGCACTGGGTAAATAG
- a CDS encoding L-threonylcarbamoyladenylate synthase: MSQFFYLHPENPQTRLINQAVAIIRNGGVIVYPTDSGYALGCQLENKQALDRICRIRKLDNNHNFTLLCRDLSELSLYARVDNGAFRLLKNNTPGPYTFIFKGTKEVPRRLMNAKRKTIGIRVPDNKIALDLLEALGEPLMSTTLILPGSEMAEADPEEIRDKLEHAVDLIMNGGYLGEQPTTVIDFSDDEAVVARVGAGDPAPFE; encoded by the coding sequence ATGAGCCAATTTTTTTATCTTCATCCAGAAAACCCACAGACAAGACTGATTAATCAGGCTGTCGCAATAATCCGTAATGGTGGCGTGATTGTTTATCCGACCGATTCAGGTTATGCGCTTGGCTGCCAGCTTGAAAATAAGCAGGCACTAGACAGAATTTGCCGCATCCGCAAGCTGGATAATAACCATAACTTTACTCTGTTGTGCCGCGACCTTTCTGAACTTTCCCTTTACGCGCGGGTTGATAACGGAGCCTTCCGTCTGCTGAAAAACAATACACCGGGACCTTACACCTTTATCTTTAAAGGTACAAAAGAGGTGCCGCGCCGCCTGATGAATGCCAAGCGAAAAACCATCGGAATCCGTGTGCCGGACAACAAAATTGCTCTGGATCTGTTGGAAGCTTTGGGTGAGCCGCTAATGTCTACCACCCTTATCCTGCCGGGTAGTGAGATGGCAGAGGCGGACCCGGAAGAGATCCGCGATAAGCTTGAGCACGCCGTTGACCTTATCATGAACGGCGGCTATCTGGGTGAGCAGCCAACAACGGTTATTGATTTTAGTGATGATGAGGCCGTTGTTGCGCGTGTAGGCGCGGGTGACCCGGCACCGTTTGAGTAG
- a CDS encoding PHP domain-containing protein, whose protein sequence is MKIDLHSHTTASDGRYSPQALIDRACEFNIRVLAITDHDTIDGLEEAHQHIAENQLDIKLINGIEISTVWQNKDIHIVGLRIDPESEALSALIEAQKERRSARAQTMAARLEKATRAGVYEEVQSIAGEAPITRAHFAKWIVDNGFAANMQQVFKKFLTRNNPGYVPPNWCSMKEAVDAIHAAGGMAVLAHPGHYNLTAKWIKRLLSAFIEAGGEAIEVAQPQQAQHDRRNLADYAIQYKLLASQGSDFHYPSPWMELGRNLWLPSGVEPVWKDWGLTPAENVESIDSEESK, encoded by the coding sequence ATGAAAATAGATCTACACAGTCATACAACGGCATCCGACGGACGCTACTCCCCACAGGCGCTGATCGACAGAGCTTGCGAGTTTAATATCCGTGTTCTGGCCATTACCGACCACGATACTATCGATGGTCTGGAAGAGGCTCATCAGCATATTGCAGAAAATCAGCTGGATATTAAGCTTATTAATGGCATTGAGATCTCTACAGTTTGGCAGAATAAAGATATTCATATTGTCGGATTACGAATCGACCCGGAAAGTGAAGCCTTGTCGGCCCTGATTGAAGCTCAGAAAGAGCGGAGAAGCGCCAGAGCGCAAACCATGGCCGCAAGACTTGAAAAAGCAACCAGAGCGGGCGTGTATGAAGAGGTGCAGAGCATTGCCGGAGAGGCTCCCATAACCAGAGCTCACTTTGCAAAGTGGATTGTGGACAACGGCTTTGCCGCCAATATGCAGCAGGTATTTAAGAAGTTTCTGACCCGCAACAATCCCGGCTATGTGCCGCCAAACTGGTGCTCAATGAAAGAGGCTGTGGATGCCATTCACGCAGCCGGAGGTATGGCAGTACTGGCTCATCCCGGGCATTACAACCTGACAGCTAAGTGGATAAAAAGGCTGCTTAGCGCTTTTATTGAAGCCGGAGGAGAGGCAATAGAAGTTGCCCAACCGCAGCAGGCGCAACATGACAGGCGCAATTTGGCCGATTATGCTATACAATACAAACTATTAGCTTCTCAAGGTTCAGACTTTCATTATCCCTCTCCCTGGATGGAGCTGGGAAGGAACCTCTGGCTACCTTCAGGAGTAGAACCAGTATGGAAAGACTGGGGGCTGACCCCGGCTGAAAATGTCGAGTCTATCGACAGTGAGGAATCCAAATGA
- a CDS encoding anthranilate synthase component 1: MNKAIEIKQKGQLDIISKDVSYTQDPTRLFQVLCGDKTNSLLLESADIDSKEDLKSMLLIDAAVRIVCREHDVELEALTANGEKALQRISDHVQSSIQTSGDKQKTLKLHFEQPDNTLDEDSRLREASSFDALRLIQHSFDIEGKDKFALFMGGLFAYDLVANFEPLGDADPVNDCPDYLFYLAETLMIVDHQTQSCTVQASVFDGSDETKQALVSRLDEIDRLSHQPAPLKESVKLSKCEAVPSVSDEDFCQVVSDLKEYVVKGDIFQVVPSRRFTLPCPSPLAAYQSLKQSNPSPYMFYMHDELFTLFGASPESALKYSADTNQIEIYPIAGTRPRGKNPDGTINLDLDSRMELDLRSDMKEKAEHMMLVDLARNDVARISEPGTRHLADLLKADRYSHVIHLVSRVVGQLRNDLDALHGYQACMNMGTLSGAPKIRAMQLIRDVEKKRRGSYGGAVGYYTGEGDLDTCIVIRSAYVENGIAQVQAGAGIVYDSDPQSEADETRAKAQAVISAIQKAHKE; this comes from the coding sequence GTGAATAAGGCCATTGAAATAAAACAGAAAGGTCAGTTGGACATCATCTCCAAAGATGTCTCTTATACTCAGGATCCCACACGCCTGTTTCAGGTTTTATGCGGCGATAAAACCAACAGCCTGCTTCTTGAATCTGCCGATATAGATTCAAAAGAAGACCTGAAAAGCATGCTACTGATTGATGCTGCAGTGCGCATTGTCTGCCGCGAGCATGACGTTGAACTGGAAGCATTAACGGCAAACGGTGAAAAAGCACTTCAGCGTATTTCAGATCATGTTCAGTCATCAATTCAAACGTCCGGCGATAAGCAAAAAACACTCAAGCTTCACTTTGAGCAGCCTGATAACACGTTAGATGAAGACAGCCGTCTGCGTGAAGCCTCTTCCTTTGATGCGCTTCGTCTGATTCAGCACAGTTTTGATATTGAAGGTAAAGACAAGTTTGCACTCTTCATGGGTGGACTGTTTGCCTATGACTTAGTAGCAAACTTTGAACCTCTTGGTGATGCAGACCCGGTTAACGATTGCCCTGACTACCTGTTCTATCTGGCAGAAACCCTGATGATTGTCGATCATCAGACACAAAGCTGCACAGTACAGGCAAGTGTGTTTGACGGCTCAGACGAAACCAAGCAAGCACTGGTAAGTCGCCTTGATGAAATTGACAGACTAAGCCACCAGCCTGCACCGTTAAAAGAAAGTGTAAAACTAAGCAAATGCGAAGCCGTACCAAGCGTTTCTGATGAAGACTTCTGTCAGGTTGTCAGTGACCTGAAGGAATACGTAGTGAAAGGCGATATTTTCCAGGTAGTACCATCACGCCGGTTTACCCTTCCTTGCCCTTCGCCTCTGGCCGCTTATCAGTCTCTGAAGCAGAGCAACCCAAGCCCGTACATGTTCTATATGCATGATGAGCTGTTCACTCTGTTTGGTGCATCGCCAGAGAGTGCGCTGAAATACTCTGCCGATACAAACCAGATCGAGATTTACCCTATCGCAGGTACACGTCCACGCGGTAAGAACCCTGACGGCACGATTAACTTAGATCTGGACAGCCGCATGGAGCTGGATCTGAGAAGTGATATGAAAGAGAAAGCCGAGCATATGATGCTGGTAGATCTGGCACGTAACGATGTTGCCCGAATCTCTGAACCTGGCACCCGTCATCTGGCAGACCTTCTTAAAGCAGACCGTTACAGCCACGTAATTCACCTGGTATCTCGCGTAGTCGGTCAGCTTCGCAATGACCTTGATGCCCTGCACGGCTATCAGGCTTGTATGAATATGGGCACTCTGTCAGGCGCGCCAAAAATTCGTGCTATGCAGCTAATTCGCGACGTAGAGAAAAAACGCCGCGGTAGCTATGGCGGTGCCGTAGGTTACTACACAGGCGAAGGTGATTTAGATACCTGTATCGTTATCCGCTCTGCCTATGTGGAAAACGGTATCGCTCAGGTTCAGGCTGGTGCCGGTATTGTTTATGACTCAGATCCACAGTCAGAAGCCGATGAAACCCGGGCAAAAGCGCAGGCAGTAATCTCTGCGATTCAAAAAGCACACAAGGAGTAA
- the trpD gene encoding anthranilate phosphoribosyltransferase — MQQIINKLYEQQSLTRDESEQLFDTIIKGEMDPILIAAVLTAMKIKGETPDEIAGAASALLANANPFPRPDYDFADIVGTGGDGANTINISTTAAFVAAACGVKVAKHGNRSVSSKTGSSDLLDSFGINLSMTPQQTRDAVDDLGVGFLFAQQYHWGIRNAMPARLAMKTRTIFNILGPLINPARPNIELMGVYDASLVRPIAETMAKMGMKRAAVVHGSGLDEVAIHGETLVAEIIGSEIKEYTLTPEDFGVNTHPLKAIEGGEPTENRAIITDILTGNGTEAQTSAVAVNVAMLLRLFGQEDLKANTQKAIEVMNSGQAYKLVKQLAERG, encoded by the coding sequence ATGCAACAGATTATTAATAAGTTATACGAACAACAGTCTTTAACCAGGGACGAGAGCGAGCAGCTTTTTGACACCATTATCAAGGGTGAAATGGACCCGATTCTGATTGCCGCCGTTCTTACTGCAATGAAAATCAAAGGTGAAACACCCGATGAAATTGCAGGTGCTGCATCTGCACTGCTGGCAAACGCCAATCCGTTCCCTCGCCCTGACTATGATTTTGCCGATATCGTAGGTACAGGTGGAGACGGTGCCAATACCATCAATATTTCCACTACAGCCGCCTTTGTCGCGGCTGCATGTGGCGTAAAAGTGGCCAAACACGGTAACCGCAGCGTTTCCAGTAAAACAGGCTCTTCAGATCTTCTGGACTCCTTTGGTATCAATCTTTCCATGACACCGCAGCAAACACGCGATGCGGTCGATGATCTGGGTGTCGGCTTCCTGTTTGCCCAGCAGTATCACTGGGGTATCCGTAACGCGATGCCTGCCCGTCTGGCAATGAAGACCCGCACTATCTTCAATATTCTTGGCCCGCTGATTAACCCTGCCCGCCCGAATATTGAACTGATGGGTGTTTATGACGCATCACTTGTGCGCCCTATCGCTGAAACCATGGCAAAAATGGGCATGAAGCGCGCGGCGGTTGTGCACGGCAGTGGTCTGGACGAGGTAGCAATTCACGGTGAAACTCTGGTTGCCGAAATCATCGGCAGCGAAATTAAAGAATACACACTGACTCCGGAAGACTTTGGTGTAAACACTCATCCACTTAAAGCAATCGAAGGTGGTGAGCCAACAGAAAACCGCGCAATCATCACAGATATTCTGACAGGCAACGGGACAGAAGCTCAGACATCAGCCGTAGCCGTTAACGTTGCTATGCTTCTGCGCCTGTTTGGTCAGGAAGACCTGAAAGCCAACACGCAAAAAGCGATTGAAGTGATGAACTCCGGCCAGGCTTACAAGCTGGTTAA
- the rluB gene encoding 23S rRNA pseudouridine(2605) synthase RluB, translated as MSEKLQKILARAGHGSRRELEALIKAGRVSVNGQVAKLGERLEDENAVVRIDGHTVSVKAQEEVVCRVLAYYKPEGELCTRHDPEGRRTVFDRLPKIRGSRWISVGRLDANTSGLLLFTTDGELANRLMHPSRQVEREYLVRVFGEVNEEKVRNLVKGVELEDGMARFEDVVYAGGEGINHTFYVVINEGRNREVRRLWESQDTTVSRLKRVRYGDIFLEKTLPRGGWMELELKEVNYLRELVELPPEKNTMIDKNDTSRKRERSRSQKIRRAVKRHEERINTPKGRSNSRRNRTNKPSRQR; from the coding sequence ATGAGCGAAAAATTACAGAAGATATTAGCACGTGCAGGTCATGGTTCTCGCCGTGAGCTTGAAGCATTAATCAAAGCTGGTCGTGTTAGTGTTAATGGTCAGGTAGCAAAACTGGGTGAACGGCTGGAAGACGAGAATGCCGTTGTTCGTATTGATGGACACACAGTATCCGTGAAAGCACAGGAAGAAGTTGTTTGCCGTGTTCTTGCTTACTACAAGCCGGAAGGGGAGTTGTGTACCCGACACGACCCTGAAGGTCGCAGAACTGTTTTTGATCGCCTGCCTAAGATTCGTGGTTCTCGTTGGATCTCTGTTGGTCGTCTGGATGCAAACACCTCCGGGCTGCTTCTGTTCACCACAGACGGTGAACTGGCAAACCGCCTGATGCACCCGAGCCGTCAGGTTGAGCGTGAATACCTGGTTCGCGTATTCGGTGAAGTGAACGAAGAGAAAGTTCGTAACCTTGTGAAAGGCGTTGAGCTTGAAGATGGCATGGCCCGCTTTGAAGACGTGGTTTACGCCGGTGGCGAAGGCATCAACCATACTTTCTATGTTGTGATCAACGAAGGCCGTAACCGTGAAGTTCGTCGTCTGTGGGAATCTCAGGATACAACGGTTAGCCGCCTTAAGCGTGTGCGTTACGGTGATATCTTCCTGGAGAAAACTCTGCCACGTGGTGGCTGGATGGAACTTGAACTGAAGGAAGTCAACTATCTGAGAGAGCTGGTTGAGCTTCCGCCGGAAAAGAACACAATGATTGACAAGAACGACACATCCCGCAAGCGTGAGCGTTCAAGAAGCCAGAAAATCCGCCGTGCGGTTAAGCGTCACGAAGAGAGAATTAACACGCCTAAGGGTCGCTCGAATTCACGACGTAACAGAACGAACAAGCCT